The genomic DNA GTTCAACTTCGGCCATGGCGATACCCCCTCGAATCAACAAATCAACAAACGACTCACCTAGGATAGTCTAGCTTATTTCCGTATGCTGAATCTCCTTGAGTAAGACGCATCGGTGATACGCCTCGCTCAGTTGCGTTTCGATCTGTGATAATCTGGCGATGAACGAGAGCGCCGCGTTGGCGCGCAGCGGATCATTGTCGCGCGCCTGATACCAGTAGCGCCGCGTATGAATCCCGCAGGCGACTTCGCGCACCTGGTTTCCCGCGTAGATTCCGTCGTATTCCAAGTAGACGTCCGCTTGCAAATAACCTTTGAATCCCGCCAAAAAATGCTCTGGCTCGTCGCGCTCGAGCGAGAACGTAAAATCGTAGACCGCGTAAGGATGCAGCCAATCCCCCAGATACGGCCAGAACTTGCAAGTCCGTGTCGTCCCTCGGCCGGGTTCGATCATCTTAATCGAAGTGTCGTTGGTGTGAATCGCTTTCGATTGCCCGTGAACTGCTGCGCGACAGCTTGATGGCGCGCTTCCGCTTCCGTGAGCTTGGCGCTCGCGTGATCGAGCTCGTGCTGGGACTGCGCGAGTAGCGCTTTCAATCGCTGGTTTTCACGCTCAAGTTCGCTGGCCTGCTTGCCGAGTGATATGCAGCACCAGCCAAAAGGGTTTCAGCTTTTTTTGCAAAAAAAATTTACCCAGCGGAAGTTGCTCCAGCTCACGTGGTCAAGCTGAATCGTTTGCGGCGCCCCGCAGCAACATCATCAGTTCGTCGCCCCCTCTCGACGGTGAACGACGAGAGTGCCTCGCGCATCAATGTTAACAGTACCTCGACATCCAGTGGCAACTGTAGTTCTCTACTCGCGGCAACTGCTTGCCGCGCGATCCGCCGAACGTTGCCGCGCGGCTTGCTAACTCGAGGAAATACACATTCCCGGAATGTAAACTCCGGGAGAAGGAGCTACCACTTTTTCAACTAAGTTCGGGACATTTCCTATCGAAGCCCGGATGTGGCATTTTGAAAGTCTTTATTACGCTACACCGACAGATCAAGAAGTCCTGAAAATTCCGCAAGAATTCATTGGCAACGGTTGGCGGATTGGAATATTCGAGAGTTGGGAGTAGTCTATTTGGAATTG from Pirellulales bacterium includes the following:
- a CDS encoding transposase, encoding MIEPGRGTTRTCKFWPYLGDWLHPYAVYDFTFSLERDEPEHFLAGFKGYLQADVYLEYDGIYAGNQVREVACGIHTRRYWYQARDNDPLRANAALSFIARLSQIETQLSEAYHRCVLLKEIQHTEIS